The following proteins come from a genomic window of Pseudomonas sp. WJP1:
- the ccmD gene encoding heme exporter protein CcmD: MSFASFGDFLAMGHHGLYVWSAYGICLAVLALNVAAPILARKRYLQQEARRLRRENGK, from the coding sequence ATGAGTTTTGCTTCATTCGGCGACTTCCTCGCCATGGGCCATCACGGCCTGTATGTCTGGTCGGCCTACGGCATCTGCCTGGCAGTGCTGGCCCTCAACGTGGCGGCGCCGATCCTGGCCCGCAAGCGGTATCTGCAACAAGAGGCGCGTCGTCTGCGCCGGGAGAACGGCAAGTGA